Genomic segment of Paenibacillus sp. FSL R5-0623:
GAGCCAAACAACATTTGAAAGGGGAGCATTCCCATGACTGATTCTATTACATTTACTAATCCCATCTTGGAGCAACGTGCTGATCCGTGGGTGTACCGTCATACAGACGGTTACTATTATTTCTCCGCTTCCGTACCAGCCTTTGACCGGATCGAAATCCGGCGAGCAGAGACTTTGGAAGAGTTAAGAGATGCTGAGCCGGTAACGGCTTGGACGAAGCGTGATACAGGGCCCATGAGTGCCAACATCTGGGCACCGGAGATTCATTTTATTGATGGCAAATGGTACATACATTACGCTGCGGCTCACACCAGTGAGACCAACGAAGGTCTGTTCGATCACCGGATGTATGTCCTGGAGAACGATTCCGCGAATCCACTCGAAGGAGAGTGGGTAGAAAAGGGGCAGATACACACCCGGTGGGAATCATTTGCGCTGGATGCAACAACCTTTGAACATAAGGGAATCCGCTATCTGGTCTGGGCACAAAAAGATCCGGACATTGTGGGCAACTCGAACCTGTACATTGCCGAAATGGAAAACCCGTGGACGCTACGCGGCGAACAGGTCATGATCTCTACGCCAGAGTACGATTGGGAGATCATCGGCTTTAAAGTCAATGAAGGAGCAGCCGTGATGCATCGGAATGGACGGTTGTTTATCGGCTACTCGGCAAGCGCGACCGATTACAATTATTGTATGGGTCTGCTCACCGCAGATGAAAATGCCGACTTGCTTGATCCGGCCAGCTGGGTGAAATCACCCGAGCCAGTGTTCCAGACTTGTGAAGCGAACAGCCAATACGGTCCGGGCCATAATAGCTTTACCGTGTCGCCGGATGGTAAGACCGATATTCTGATTTATCATGCGCGTAATTACAAAGACATCGAGGGTGATCCCTTGTATGATCCAAACCGTCACGCCCGTGCTCAAGTGATTCATTGGCGTGAAGATGGCACACCTGATTTCGGTGTTCCGGTTCCCGATGGAAAAGCAGTAGTAGAAGCAAAATAAGAGGTAGTGAAACCTTTCATATGAGAGTCCTTAGTTAGCGAGTGATGCTGATTAAGGGCTCTTTTGTATGTGAACGATAAGATAGAGTGCCTGAACATATGTGTCCTGGACACAAAACAAAGCAACCACAACGATGATATCTGCGTATGAGAAAGATACAGATTACGATGCAGAACCTATTAGGAGGATCACATATGGATTCACGCGAGACGTTGGACAAGGAACTTGAACAGATTTTGAAATGGGAAAAACAACAGAAGGACTTGTTTATATGGGATAAGATCGGGCGTTTGCCCTTTGCGATGTTGGATAAAGTGATGCCTAAAGCGCTGAAACAAAAAATCGGAGATTCCCTGAACGACGTAGGTCAGTATGTGCAGAATGGAGGCAAGTTCCTCGTACAGAAGAAAAAAGTAGCCAAGCTGCTGCAAGAGGAAGCCGAGAGGTCCGGTTATTCCATGATGGACACGACCTATCGTCTGGAGCAGGAATCTGAAGCGGAGGGGACAGCGAAGATTCATAGTGTAGAGAATCTGCCACTTCAGGTACTGGACCAGGTGGCCGATAACATCACCGAGAGTCGAACCAAGTTTGCCGCGGCTCAGGGAGCAGCTACAGGCTTTGGTGGCATTGTAACCATTGCAGCAGATATTCCGATGGTGATGGGGCTTTCTCTGAAGGTACTGCAAGAGATGGCTCTATGTTACGGTTATGATCCAGATGAACCGCTGGAGCGTATCTTTATTGTCAAATGTCTGCAATTCTCTTCCGCCGATATTGTGGGCAAGAAAGCGATTATCGAAGAACTGGCCGCTTACGACGATCCGGACAAGCCCATTGAGGTGGTATCGCAGATGCAGGGCTGGCGGGAAGTGTTTAACTCCTACAGTGAATCTTTTGGCTGGAAGAAGCTTTTCCAACTCGTGCCGATTGCCGGTATGGTGTTTGGTTCGGTGAGCAACAAAAATACAATTCGAGATGTAGCCGAAGCAGGAAAAATGTTGTACAAAAAACGGCTGATCCTTCAGCGTTTGAAGTAATATTACAGAAAAAGTAATACTAGAGAAGAATATTTATATTGAAAGAGTTGAATTTGATATGTTAAACAAACAGGGTTTCTATGATCTTTTAGATCGCAATAATATCGTTTACGAAAGTATTGAACATCCCGCAGTATACACGATGGATGAAATATTCTCTTATCAGATTCCACATACAGAACGTATTGTTAAAAATCTGTTTCTGCGTGATGACAAGAAGCGCAACTATTATCTGGTGACGATTGCTGGGACGAAGTCCGTTGATTTGAGAAGTTTAAGCGAAAAGATACCTAGCCGCAAATTAAGTTTTGCCAGTGAAAAGGATTTGTTGGAATTCCTCGGATTGGAAAAGGGCCATGTAAATCCAATGGGAGTGTTTAATAACATACAGAAAAATGTGACCGTAGTTTTTGACAAGGATCTAGTTGGTCAGAAAATCGGAATTCATCCCATGGAAAATACGGCAACGGTATTTCTTGAATTTGAAGATGTGAAGGAACTAATTACAGCTCAAGGTAGCAACGTTGTCATGTGTGACGTTGAATAATACGTTTGAAGCTAAATACGAGAAAAACAAATATAAGAAAAAGGTTCCTGCCGTTCTGTATATACAGAGATGGCGGGAACCTTTTTGTTGCGATTCAAACATTTTATTTAGACTGCAGATGTAGGTTACTCTTCACTACCATTTTCTTTGGCCCAGATATTGAGTAATTTATCGGATGGAAGCAGGAACGTGAAAATCCCGAGCAGTGGCAGGAAGCTGCACATCTGCATTACCGGTGATACGCCGAAGACGTCAATCCAGTTGCCCAGCACGAGTGCGCCTAGACCTCCCATACCAAATGCCAGACCTGTGATCAGGCCCGAGACCGTTCCGATTTTGCCCGGAATCAGCATTTGTGCATATACAACCGTAACCGAGAAGCTGGATAACATGATAAAACCAATAATGGTTAGTAGTACGCCTGTCCAGAACAGATTCGCATAGGGTAACAACAGAGCCAGTGGAGCAGCTCCGGCCATGGACAGGAAGATCAGATTACGTTTGCCGAATCGATCCGCCAGTGGGCCTCCGAAGAACGTACCCAGTGCTCCGGCAGCCAGGAACAGGAAGATATAGATCTGCGCGTCCTCTGTGGACAATCCAAAGGTATCTTTCAAATTAAACGCATAAAAGCTACCGATGGAAGCGATATACCAGGAACGAACAAAGACGAGCAAAATCAATAGCGTAATGGCGGCAGTAATCTTTTTGCGTAAAGCAGGATTGGGTGCACGACGAGCAGCGGCCTGTCTACGCAGATATCCTCCCGATTGCAGCATGCGTCCATACCAACGGGCTATGTAGATCTGAACTGCAATCCCCATGGCAGCAATGCCTGTAAATCCAATGGCACCGAACAGTCCAAACGGGATAAAGATCCAGCGTGTAAGCAATGGGGCAAGGGATTGCCCAGCGTTACCACCGACTTGGAAGATGGACTGTGCCAGTCCACGGCGTTGCCCGGCAGCCATGTGTGATACACGCGAACCTTCCGGATGGAAAGCAGCGGAACCCAGACCGACAAAGATAACGGAAATCAGGACAGCCATATAACTGTCAGCGAAGGCCAACAGCAACATGCCGGTAAATGTAAAACCCATGCCAATGGGCAGGATGGATGGCGTCGGTTTTTTATCTGCAAACCAGCCTACGACAGGCTGCATAATGGAAGCGGTAAAGTTGATAGCAAATGAGATCCATCCGATCTGAGTATACGTGAGATGCATAGAGTCTTTAAGAATCGGAAAAATGGCGGGAATAACCGACTGGATCGAATCATTGAAGAGATGAACCAAACTGATGGCAATGAGTATCCGGTAAACGGTGCTTTGGGCATCCGATCCGGGTGGGGCTTTCGAACGCGCTGTGGCGTCCTTGGTTAATGAGGTTTGTGTAGACATGTACAATTCTCCTTTGGTCGCGGTCACGAGGGATCAGCGCCTGATGTTGTAATATATGCGTGTAAGCATATTGTTACATAATAGGATAGATTGATTGGACCGACAAGGGGAACAAGAGAAAACGTTGATGAATTCAATAGATGTTTTTTTATAGCCATTACATTTACAAAAGAAACGTATTACTTTAGCATCTACTGTAAGAAGAACCATATTTATGTGTAAGAAAGGATAGAGGAGGGATGGATATGAAATCCTTGTCACCTTATGAATCCGCCAAACGTGAGTTGGTGATGATCCCATTGTATTGAGAGACTGAGTTTCTAAAGGTGTATGCTAACCAAAGAAAAAGCCGAACTTCTTCAGTTTTGAAGAGTTCGGCTTTTCTGTGTCCTATAATTTATTTTAGTTATAGCAGAGTTGATTTTTACCCGCCAGTTTAACGATTATCAATCGTCTCCGGGTACATATCATGATTCATCATACGGTGGTCAGCCATCTGTTCGTATTTCGTTCCCGGCTTGCCGTAGTTCGTATAAGGGTCAATGGAAATGCCGCCGCGCGGTGTGAATTTGCCCCATACTTCGATGTAGCGCGGGTCCATCAGCTTGATCAGGTCGTTCATGATGATGTTCACACAATCCTCGTGGAAATCACCATGGTTACGGAAGCTGAACAGGTACAGCTTGAGTGATTTACTCTCGACCATTTTAACATCCGGAATGTAACTGATATAGATCGTCGCAAAGTCCGGCTGACCCGTAATCGGGCACAGGCTGGTGAACTCCGGGCAGTTGAATTTCACAAAATAATCGCGGTACGGATGTTTGTTATCAAAGCTCTCCAGGATGCCCGGATCATATTCAAACGTATATTTTACGTTCTGGTTACCCAGCAACGTCACATCTTGCATTTCATCAGGTTGTCTCATCGGTTCGTAAACACTCCTTGTTTCCGTCAAAGCCCAAAGCCTTGCGGTATATATGAATAGGCAATTTTTTGCCTGTTGAATTCGCTTATTTTCTAAGGACATTTCGTCCTCATCCTTACATCATGCCGCCCATTCCACCTATACTGCCCATTAAACGCCGCGTTTGTTGCCCCATACCAACGTATGAAGCTGTGGAAGCACACGAACATCATTCAGGTCATCAGAGGCGCTGACTTGGTCAATCAGCAACTCATAACGAGCAAGCAGGGAGGACGCCAGATCTGGCGTATCGGCGGAAGTCACATCCGGGTTCCCGGTTTGTAAAAATAAATCCGTGCCCGGATACCGTGCATGTACACGGCGGGCATAGTCCAAGTCTGTCTCATCGAAGATCACGATCTTCAGACTGTGACTTCGTTCTACCGGGCCAGCGGCGAGCCGTCCGATCAGATCATCCAGCACGGCCCAATCGGTGTCCATGCCGGAGCTTGGTGGCTTAGGCGAGACGGTGACTTCGTCAATGTCCGCCAGCCAAGGCTGCCAGCGGGAGCCCTGCGTCTCCACCGCGGTGCGGATGCCGTTCTCCCGCAGCAGGGCAACCAACCCGCCCAGCGAAGCAAGCAGGGCGGGATTACCGCCAGAGATGGTGACATGGGAGAAACGGGTGCCGCCAACGCGGCGCAATTCTTCCCATACGTCCTCTGGCGTAATCATTCGAATCTGGTCCTTGCCACTGCCGTCCCAGGTAAAGGCCGAGTCGCACCAGGAGCAGCGATAATCGCAGCCCGCGGTGCGAACAAACATCGTTTTTTGCCCGATGACCATGCCTTCGCCTTGAACCGTCGGACCAAAAATCTCCATCACGGGAATACGAGCCTCTTTGCGAGATCCCGTCTCATTCACCTGCTGTGTCACACTACTCATGGATCATCCACTCCCGTCTCGCTTCCGCGTAACTGGTTGGTGTCTCGAAGAGTCGGACAAACTCGGTCCGCCCACCATCGGTCAGCCCGGCATAGGGTTCTGTTTGCAAGGCATGTTCCATCTGTTCGAATAGCCAAACGACCATATTTTCAGCCGTTGTATTCATTAAAGGAAGTGTCTCGTTGAGGTACTGATGATCCAGATATCCCTCAATTTGAGTTTTCCATATATCTTTGATATGTCCAAAATCAACCGTCAGCCCGGTTTCACCCGGATAACCGCTGATGCCAAAAATAACTTTATACGTATGACCGTGCAGGTTCTTGCACTTGCCTTCATAACAATGCAGATGATGTGCTGCGTCAAAGGTGAATTCTTTGCTTACAAGTACACGTTTGCGGTGATAGCGCAGCTGGGTGGGCAGAATATCTTCTCCGATGCGTTGCAGATGCTCTACAATACGGAATGTTCCCGGCTCTCTCATCGTATATCCACTCCCGCCGATTCAGCAGCAGTACGTTGCTGTACATAACGATCCAATCCGGCTTTGCGCAGTTTGCATGCGGGGCAATCTCCGCATCCATCGCCGATCACGCCGTTATAACAGGTCAGAGTACGCTCGCGGACATAATCAAAAGCACCGAGATCATCGGCCATCTTCCACGTTTGGGCTTTGTCCAGCCACATGAGCGGGGTGTGAATGACAAATGGGTAGTCCATTGACAGGTTAAGCGTCACATTCATCGACTTCACAAATGAATCCCGGCAATCCGGGTATCCGCTGAAATCCGTCTCGCATACACCTGTAACCAGGTGACGTGCTCCTTTTTGCTTTGCCATAATGGCCGCAAAACTGAGGAACAGCAAATTTCGTCCATCTACAAATGTACTCGGTAATTCGCCTTCTTCATGCGTAATCTCCACATCCGTGCGAGTGAGCGCATTGGGGGCAAGCTGATTTAACAGGCTCATATCGAGTACCGTTTGCTGTACACCCAAATCACGGGCGATCTCGGCTGCACATTCAATCTCCAGCTTATGGCGTTGACCGTAATCAAACGTAACAACCTCGACTTCGGCAAACTGTTGTTTGGCCCAGAACAGACACGTGGTACTATCCTGACCTCCGCTGAATACAACGACTGCTTTTTCTTCGTTCAACATAAAAAAACCTCTCTATCTTCTTGAGATCAAACCATGCACATAGGCATAGAGTGTCGGAAGAACAGAGAAGTTCATGAACTGGCATCCATCAAAAAACACACCTTCTCAATAACCGCTTCAAAAAAAGCAGCCATGAGCAAGTGTCCTTAGTTTTTTACGTACATGATTGCATGGTGACCGCAACGTGTACGCAAGACTTATACTGACCATCACATGATCAAGTCTTATAGAGGGAGTTCGCGAACCTCTCCCATGCCGTAGGGCGTGTCTCAAAACTCGCTGAAGTGCACCTTTTACCGCCTTTTCGCCCCATGCTGCGTCACTTTCCCTTGACGTGCCTCGGCACGCCTGCGGAAAACTTCCTTGCTTGGAACGAAAATTCGGCAAAATCTGCTTCCTTCAGAGTTCTCAGACACGCCCTATGGCATGGATTTTCTTCTTCAATTGTCTGAACCATTATAACATGAAACGGTGTGGTGACCACCCCACTGGAGCAGAGTGGCAGCTCATCGGTCGGTTCCATCAACTAAAAGCTTATTTGATCAATACATTGCCGAAAGGGATCACTTCTTTCAGAATTCGTTTGAACAGTCCCTCATCGTTAAGATCCTGTTCCAAGCGGTGATTCTCACGTCCAGCCTGAAAGAGTACAGATCCATTCCCGGTCATCTTCCAATGATAATTCATATGCTGACTGGCAAGGTTGTTACCATATACGGTGAGTTCCAGATGTGCATTTTCGGGATAAGCAATAATGCTGCCAGCATCCACATAGAGTGGCGCTGTTGGGTGAAGTTCCTGTTGGCAGACCTGACCTTGAGTGAGCAATCCGATTTTGCCTTTGCCGGAAAATTTCATTTTCACTGCATCACGGGTGATCAGCATATTTTTGATTTTCTGAATTTTGGTATGCATGGTTACACCATCAGAGTAGAAGAACAGGTGGCGGAAGTCATAGAGCAGATCACTGTCCTCCGTGAGCTCCACTTCCTTCATGGTGAATCCGGGAGGCAGGGCAGCCACAAATTGGCAAGGTCCGGTGATTTCGGATTTAATCAGCTTTTTTTTGCGATATATGCCCGTGATATTCATGAATTTATCATTGCGATTCCCACTTGGACCGCGGAAGGCTACAATCTGCTGCGGATGCAAAATATGAAGGCGGTCATCTTTAATCAGTGAAAATGTGACGACTTGTCCTGCTCCGCCTGCTTCAGCATTGTTCAGGTGTATGTTCATGCAGTTGCTCCTGTTCTTTTATACTCGGCCTGAACGGCGACGCATTCCCCAGCGCATCACACGAATCAGAACAAAGTAACCCAATATGAGAGAAACGACAGTGATGACCATCGTCTGAATTCGTTTGGTGGTAGCTGCTTTGGCATTCTGGTCATCCTGCAGTTTGCTTACCATTTCAGTAAGTTTCTGGTTCTGAGCCAGTAGTTGTTCGTTCTGGGTCTTAAATGCTTCGACATTGGCCTGGGCTTGTCCCAACTGAGCAGATGTTTGATTTAATTGCTCCATTGTTTGGTTATAACTTTCCTGCAGAGCGTTCACTTCTCCGGGCAGTTCGGAGACTCGCTCCCATCCGCTGTATATATCAGTAAAAATATTAGCACTGGCTGCACTTACTGTCGAAGTGATCGAAACGGTAAATAGAATGCATGTGGTGAATAACACCCGAATGAAATAACCCTGAATGGATTTTGGCATCGTTAACACCTCTTTCTTCGGTTAGATAGATCAATCGCCGAATTCGTCGTCTATTGTTGAAATACGGCTCTTACATTATACGTCAAAACCGGGACGATGGGTTCAAGATGATATCGGTTTATTACCCGAAATATTTAAAATGATTTAGGAACACGGCTGTTTAACTTACAAATCAGTGGGGTAATAGAACGATAGGCAAGCACACCGGACCGTTTTAACACATCTTTTACTTCAGCTCCGGGTGCATGTTATTCACAAATACGCAATTTAATGAACGATACCAATATATCCGATTGAATATAAGATCGTGAACATGAAGGAGTAGAAAGATATGTACACAACAGATCAGAACACATCAACCAAAACAATTATGATCACTGTTAATGGAGAGCCAGTAGGCCGTAAGCTGGTCATTGATAGTGTCACCTATGCTCCGGTAACCGAAGCAGATAGCACACAGTATTTACACAAAATGGGAATCCATCATCCTACTGTTTAATTTGGGACTTGTCATAAATAAGTGATTGAAAAGCTTGGCATAGCGCCAGGCTTTTTCGTCGTTTATTGTCGTATTGAGACGGATTTAGGGATATAAAACTAATATATTGGAAAAATTTAATGGGAACATGTGTTCCGTGACAATATAGTGTCCATTCACCCTGATAACTTAGAAGATAATACATATAAATCGGGGGAGAGACTACCAGTGAACTCAGTCTTTGAAGTATCTTATTCGTGGAATAAAGAGGCCATACCGACAGGGGGAGCCGACCCCGTATATATGATGGTAGAGTGGCGTAACGGTGCCCCTGCCAAAAGACTTAGGAAAATAGCACCCAAAATTGTATCAAGAGATTTGGAACTTTTGCTCAAACCGGAATATGGAGTACAGCTAAAAGGTATCTATGGATGTCGTTCCAAAGAAACGGATATTGGCTGGGTACTGAGGCTTGGCGATATGTACAAGGGGGAAAGTAAGCAAATTTTGCTTGAATTCGTCATGGGACCCCGTGCATCAGGAAAAGCTGCCGTATGTTCAGCCTATTGGAGCACAAGGAAGTTGAAACAAAGTCAACGTGTATTGTTACGAAGAGAACAGTTGTATATTCAGTACACCAGTCATCTGGGCATGTTGCGACAGCCCGAAGATCCCAAGGTGGAGAAAACGATCAAATTAAGTGAAACGGTGCCCTTGATCAAACAAGCCCTGCGCGCTTACGAAAGAGGACGGGTTCAAGAGGGAAACAATATGTTGCGTCGTCATGCAGATGCATTGTTAATTGAAGCTGCACGGAAACAGGATCTGGACTATTACGCGGAAGCCGAGATCGTCGAAAAGCTGCGTTATCACTACGAGATCACGTTTACAACCGGATATCATGATCGTGAAAAAAAGATATTAGGGGAATAGGGTTGATTTCAAATGGTAACGGTTAGAGTGAGTCTACATATTTGAAGGTGAAGTTTAGGAGAAGGTCGAATGTATGTATCAATATCATATTAAACAATGGATGGAGTTGTATCAAATTTATTGAAACAACATCGTGGAGGGTCCGGCAAAATGACAGACCGACTAATCCGATTAATGCGCATTATAACGCTGGTACAGGCCAAGCCGGGCATTCTGGCACGTGAGCTTGCCGAGCGATGCGAGACAACGGAAAGGACGATATACCGCGACATGGAGGCCCTCAGTGCAATGCATATCCCGATCGCCAATATGGGACACGGGCAAGGGTACATGTTTATCAGCCAGTTTGCCATGTATCCGCTAAATTGGTCTGATGAAGAAGCCCAAGCTTTCATGCATCTTGCTGAAGTTATGGAGAATATTCGTCCTTTGCTGAAACCTGCTTTTGAGAGCGCTTATGAGAAAGTGGTTGCTGCGAGTCAGAAAAACAAAACAGAACGAGTGGAATGGTCGGAGCATATTAGTAGTTTGTTTAAACTGGGGTTGCCTGTATGGCAAAATGAGAGAAATGATCCACAGAATCAATCTCTAATTCCCCTGCTTCAGGCTGGCATTTCACAGAACACCATTGAAGGGGAATATCTGTCTCAAGGTAAAAAAGGGATCGTACGCATAGATCCT
This window contains:
- the queD gene encoding 6-carboxytetrahydropterin synthase QueD, which encodes MREPGTFRIVEHLQRIGEDILPTQLRYHRKRVLVSKEFTFDAAHHLHCYEGKCKNLHGHTYKVIFGISGYPGETGLTVDFGHIKDIWKTQIEGYLDHQYLNETLPLMNTTAENMVVWLFEQMEHALQTEPYAGLTDGGRTEFVRLFETPTSYAEARREWMIHE
- the queE gene encoding 7-carboxy-7-deazaguanine synthase QueE, which gives rise to MSSVTQQVNETGSRKEARIPVMEIFGPTVQGEGMVIGQKTMFVRTAGCDYRCSWCDSAFTWDGSGKDQIRMITPEDVWEELRRVGGTRFSHVTISGGNPALLASLGGLVALLRENGIRTAVETQGSRWQPWLADIDEVTVSPKPPSSGMDTDWAVLDDLIGRLAAGPVERSHSLKIVIFDETDLDYARRVHARYPGTDLFLQTGNPDVTSADTPDLASSLLARYELLIDQVSASDDLNDVRVLPQLHTLVWGNKRGV
- a CDS encoding WYL domain-containing protein, with translation MTDRLIRLMRIITLVQAKPGILARELAERCETTERTIYRDMEALSAMHIPIANMGHGQGYMFISQFAMYPLNWSDEEAQAFMHLAEVMENIRPLLKPAFESAYEKVVAASQKNKTERVEWSEHISSLFKLGLPVWQNERNDPQNQSLIPLLQAGISQNTIEGEYLSQGKKGIVRIDPYCLIPREYRFELLAYCHLSEKLRIFQVSRLQKIRILPRTFRKEDHLIQSHFHIPWAYEGSTEWTAFKIRFAPHAVKRVMQEQFFMRPILTIEPEGSLLFEAILSDVDEFLVWISKYGPDAEILEPEICRIKMKERLNDWQQMYNKS
- a CDS encoding MFS transporter, which encodes MSTQTSLTKDATARSKAPPGSDAQSTVYRILIAISLVHLFNDSIQSVIPAIFPILKDSMHLTYTQIGWISFAINFTASIMQPVVGWFADKKPTPSILPIGMGFTFTGMLLLAFADSYMAVLISVIFVGLGSAAFHPEGSRVSHMAAGQRRGLAQSIFQVGGNAGQSLAPLLTRWIFIPFGLFGAIGFTGIAAMGIAVQIYIARWYGRMLQSGGYLRRQAAARRAPNPALRKKITAAITLLILLVFVRSWYIASIGSFYAFNLKDTFGLSTEDAQIYIFLFLAAGALGTFFGGPLADRFGKRNLIFLSMAGAAPLALLLPYANLFWTGVLLTIIGFIMLSSFSVTVVYAQMLIPGKIGTVSGLITGLAFGMGGLGALVLGNWIDVFGVSPVMQMCSFLPLLGIFTFLLPSDKLLNIWAKENGSEE
- a CDS encoding family 43 glycosylhydrolase, with translation MTDSITFTNPILEQRADPWVYRHTDGYYYFSASVPAFDRIEIRRAETLEELRDAEPVTAWTKRDTGPMSANIWAPEIHFIDGKWYIHYAAAHTSETNEGLFDHRMYVLENDSANPLEGEWVEKGQIHTRWESFALDATTFEHKGIRYLVWAQKDPDIVGNSNLYIAEMENPWTLRGEQVMISTPEYDWEIIGFKVNEGAAVMHRNGRLFIGYSASATDYNYCMGLLTADENADLLDPASWVKSPEPVFQTCEANSQYGPGHNSFTVSPDGKTDILIYHARNYKDIEGDPLYDPNRHARAQVIHWREDGTPDFGVPVPDGKAVVEAK
- the queC gene encoding 7-cyano-7-deazaguanine synthase QueC, whose amino-acid sequence is MNEEKAVVVFSGGQDSTTCLFWAKQQFAEVEVVTFDYGQRHKLEIECAAEIARDLGVQQTVLDMSLLNQLAPNALTRTDVEITHEEGELPSTFVDGRNLLFLSFAAIMAKQKGARHLVTGVCETDFSGYPDCRDSFVKSMNVTLNLSMDYPFVIHTPLMWLDKAQTWKMADDLGAFDYVRERTLTCYNGVIGDGCGDCPACKLRKAGLDRYVQQRTAAESAGVDIR
- the queF gene encoding preQ(1) synthase — protein: MRQPDEMQDVTLLGNQNVKYTFEYDPGILESFDNKHPYRDYFVKFNCPEFTSLCPITGQPDFATIYISYIPDVKMVESKSLKLYLFSFRNHGDFHEDCVNIIMNDLIKLMDPRYIEVWGKFTPRGGISIDPYTNYGKPGTKYEQMADHRMMNHDMYPETIDNR
- a CDS encoding prolyl-tRNA synthetase associated domain-containing protein → MLNKQGFYDLLDRNNIVYESIEHPAVYTMDEIFSYQIPHTERIVKNLFLRDDKKRNYYLVTIAGTKSVDLRSLSEKIPSRKLSFASEKDLLEFLGLEKGHVNPMGVFNNIQKNVTVVFDKDLVGQKIGIHPMENTATVFLEFEDVKELITAQGSNVVMCDVE
- a CDS encoding EcsC family protein translates to MDSRETLDKELEQILKWEKQQKDLFIWDKIGRLPFAMLDKVMPKALKQKIGDSLNDVGQYVQNGGKFLVQKKKVAKLLQEEAERSGYSMMDTTYRLEQESEAEGTAKIHSVENLPLQVLDQVADNITESRTKFAAAQGAATGFGGIVTIAADIPMVMGLSLKVLQEMALCYGYDPDEPLERIFIVKCLQFSSADIVGKKAIIEELAAYDDPDKPIEVVSQMQGWREVFNSYSESFGWKKLFQLVPIAGMVFGSVSNKNTIRDVAEAGKMLYKKRLILQRLK
- a CDS encoding AIM24 family protein; its protein translation is MNIHLNNAEAGGAGQVVTFSLIKDDRLHILHPQQIVAFRGPSGNRNDKFMNITGIYRKKKLIKSEITGPCQFVAALPPGFTMKEVELTEDSDLLYDFRHLFFYSDGVTMHTKIQKIKNMLITRDAVKMKFSGKGKIGLLTQGQVCQQELHPTAPLYVDAGSIIAYPENAHLELTVYGNNLASQHMNYHWKMTGNGSVLFQAGRENHRLEQDLNDEGLFKRILKEVIPFGNVLIK